One segment of Dama dama isolate Ldn47 chromosome 15, ASM3311817v1, whole genome shotgun sequence DNA contains the following:
- the C15H10orf105 gene encoding uncharacterized protein C10orf105 homolog has product MDTEGPSPLAFLTAPATPGRLSEAVDPIPVLIALACVFLLLATCLLFMTLCKPRALDPSRRRARECMPHHPGSPSEPQLRLWKRLGSLRRSLPSFRRGRPAPRRPLPGREDNHDCDCTESTKM; this is encoded by the coding sequence ATGGACACAGAGGGCCCCAGCCCCCTCGCCTTCCTCACAGCTCCAGCCACGCCGGGGAGGCTCTCAGAGGCCGTTGACCCCATCCCCGTGCTCATTGCCCTGGCCTGCGTCTTCCTTCTGCTGGCCACCTGTCTGCTCTTCATGACCCTCTGCAAGCCCCGCGCACTGGACCCGAGCCGCCGCCGGGCCCGCGAGTGCATGCCCCACCACCCGGGGAGCCCCAGCGAGCCGCAGCTCCGCCTCTGGAAGCGCCTGGGCTCGCTGCGCCGCTCCCTGCCCAGCTTCCGCCGCGGCCGGCCTGCCCCCCGGCGCCCCCTGCCGGGCAGAGAGGACAACCACGACTGCGACTGCACGGAATCTACCAAGATGTGA